From one Aeropyrum camini SY1 = JCM 12091 genomic stretch:
- a CDS encoding TIGR00296 family protein has product MVGGVRIERAEGAPVEPEELDDADGEALVRIARRAVEEWVEHGRRLRVEARGKLGRPGAAFVTLEKRGGEGWELRGCIGVVRPVIPLAEAVVTAAVDAASSDPRFEPLRREELGMVRIEVTVLGSMEPLPRKPHLRPAHVKVGVHGLYVEKLPYAGLLLPQVAVDEGWDPIMFLTWACIKAGLPGTCWLREDVEIYRFKAAIWREAEPRGPIARRDLAREAAVKGVGTRVS; this is encoded by the coding sequence TTGGTTGGGGGAGTTAGGATAGAGCGGGCTGAAGGTGCTCCAGTCGAGCCGGAGGAGCTTGACGACGCTGACGGGGAGGCCCTGGTGAGGATTGCCAGGAGGGCGGTGGAGGAGTGGGTGGAGCATGGTAGGAGGCTGAGAGTGGAAGCTAGGGGGAAGCTTGGGAGGCCGGGGGCCGCCTTCGTAACCCTGGAGAAGAGGGGCGGGGAGGGGTGGGAGCTTAGGGGGTGTATAGGGGTTGTAAGGCCTGTAATCCCCCTAGCCGAGGCGGTGGTTACAGCCGCTGTCGACGCAGCCTCCAGCGACCCCCGGTTCGAGCCTCTGAGGCGGGAAGAGCTCGGTATGGTGAGAATCGAGGTCACGGTGCTCGGCAGCATGGAGCCCCTCCCCAGGAAGCCCCATCTGAGGCCCGCCCATGTCAAGGTAGGGGTTCACGGCCTCTACGTCGAGAAACTCCCCTACGCGGGCCTGCTGCTCCCCCAAGTGGCTGTCGACGAGGGCTGGGACCCCATAATGTTCCTCACATGGGCCTGCATAAAGGCAGGGCTCCCAGGGACGTGCTGGCTGAGGGAGGACGTCGAGATCTACAGGTTCAAAGCGGCCATATGGAGGGAGGCCGAGCCCAGAGGCCCCATAGCAAGGAGAGACCTGGCCCGGGAGGCGGCCGTGAAAGGAGTAGGCACTAGGGTCAGTTGA
- a CDS encoding FecCD family ABC transporter permease codes for MRTSILLASSITVFSMLTLASLALGPAGVKSPLDYIDGLGGVELYRLLRTSASIVVGASLAVSGASLQQALRNPLVDPYLLGISTGASLAVALSLLLGLAGPLGIGSAALAGGLAAFLLVLVTARLAGMTGSGLIIVGVAYSYLFGSLTTLLVLSFPDRLTGALYWIFGSVAYVDRGILATAAGGLGLAAIYLAASSKALEALSLGEEAARGLGIAVERLRAWVATASIVAVAASVALAGPVGFIGLTAPWIARLLGASRFQQVLLASAPLGAGLALASDILARTLASPAELPLTPIASLIGVPILVYAAVERWRGVEAL; via the coding sequence TTGAGGACCTCAATTCTGCTAGCCTCCTCCATAACCGTGTTTTCAATGCTAACCCTCGCGAGCCTCGCCCTAGGCCCCGCGGGGGTGAAGAGCCCCCTGGACTATATAGACGGGCTGGGCGGGGTGGAGCTGTACAGGCTGCTGAGGACCTCGGCCTCAATAGTGGTGGGCGCCTCCCTCGCCGTAAGCGGTGCCTCCCTCCAGCAGGCCCTGCGGAACCCCCTGGTAGACCCCTACCTCCTCGGCATCTCCACGGGCGCCTCCCTCGCCGTAGCCCTAAGCCTTCTCCTGGGGCTGGCGGGGCCCCTGGGCATAGGCTCCGCGGCCCTCGCCGGCGGCCTGGCGGCCTTCCTCCTAGTACTAGTCACAGCCAGGCTTGCAGGCATGACGGGCTCTGGCTTGATAATAGTGGGGGTCGCCTACTCCTACCTCTTCGGGAGCCTGACCACTCTCCTCGTCCTCAGCTTCCCCGACAGGCTGACGGGGGCTCTCTACTGGATATTCGGCTCCGTAGCCTACGTGGACAGGGGGATTCTGGCTACAGCAGCGGGGGGGCTAGGCCTCGCCGCAATATACCTCGCTGCATCCTCGAAGGCCCTGGAGGCGTTGAGCCTGGGTGAGGAGGCCGCCCGGGGCCTGGGCATAGCGGTTGAAAGGCTTAGAGCCTGGGTCGCCACAGCCAGTATCGTAGCCGTGGCCGCCTCCGTAGCCCTGGCCGGCCCCGTGGGGTTCATAGGGTTGACTGCCCCGTGGATAGCTAGGCTTCTGGGAGCCTCGCGCTTCCAGCAAGTCCTCCTCGCCTCGGCCCCACTGGGCGCGGGGCTGGCTCTCGCCTCAGACATCCTGGCCCGCACGCTCGCGAGCCCCGCCGAGCTGCCTCTAACACCTATAGCCAGCCTCATAGGAGTGCCCATCCTAGTCTACGCCGCTGTGGAGAGGTGGAGGGGTGTTGAGGCCCTGTAG
- a CDS encoding ABC transporter ATP-binding protein: MRPCSVRLEGVEAGYAAAPPVLRDLSFSIDPGSLVALLGPNGSGKTTLLRLLAGILKPSRGRVEVCGRPPGRVRRMLGYAPATPEVDPRLRAVEVALLYRYGVSEGVAWSRRDWEEVLSALREMGVEELAWRRWGELSSGQRRLVILAGVLARRPALALLDEPHSFLDVSNMRRVTLVLRSLRGRATVVYTTHDPLAAMAADTVVMLREGLLHAQGPPGAVVTPETIEEVYGIPADRLDGLTIPRYYRP; the protein is encoded by the coding sequence TTGAGGCCCTGTAGCGTCAGGCTGGAGGGTGTTGAGGCTGGCTACGCCGCTGCACCCCCCGTTCTGAGGGATTTGAGCTTCAGCATCGACCCCGGCTCGCTGGTGGCCCTCCTAGGCCCGAACGGCAGCGGCAAGACAACACTCCTCAGGCTCCTCGCTGGCATACTCAAGCCGAGCAGGGGGAGGGTGGAGGTCTGCGGCCGCCCCCCGGGTAGGGTGAGGCGGATGCTCGGCTACGCCCCCGCAACCCCGGAGGTGGACCCCAGGCTGAGGGCCGTGGAGGTGGCCCTCCTCTACAGGTACGGGGTTTCGGAGGGCGTAGCCTGGAGTAGGAGGGACTGGGAGGAGGTCCTGTCCGCCCTCAGGGAGATGGGCGTCGAGGAGCTGGCTTGGAGGAGGTGGGGGGAGCTTAGCAGCGGCCAGAGGAGGCTGGTAATCCTGGCGGGGGTTCTGGCTAGGAGGCCCGCCCTGGCCCTCCTAGACGAGCCCCACTCCTTCCTCGACGTATCCAACATGAGGAGAGTGACACTGGTGCTCCGCTCCCTCAGGGGCAGGGCAACAGTGGTCTACACCACCCACGACCCCCTAGCGGCTATGGCCGCCGACACGGTGGTAATGCTGAGGGAGGGGCTACTCCACGCCCAGGGGCCGCCCGGGGCTGTGGTGACCCCAGAGACTATAGAGGAGGTCTACGGAATCCCGGCGGACAGGCTGGACGGCCTCACAATTCCACGCTACTACAGGCCCTAG